Within Plasmodium coatneyi strain Hackeri chromosome 14, complete sequence, the genomic segment agtctACCAcctgtaaaattttaaaagaagaatgaagcaAGTACACTctataaaaaaggggggaaggaataatagaTTCTATTTACTGCTTCGTGGTGAGGGGAATATTATGCGGGATGATAACGCATATTCCTGCCACCTCCTGGTGTAtttgctcttcctcttctagTGGTAGATGATGTTCGTGTAGTAGTAGTGTATGGAGCAGAGAATTCCGTGTTAGAATCCTCTTCTGAACTTTCCGTTGAGTCGTAAGTGGAGTCGTATTCCGTTGAATATTCAATAGAATCGTCGTCCGTTTCCAAATCCAAGTTCTGTTCTAATgatctcttttttcttcttcttcttttagagAAGGAGTTACGTGTCCCACggaataaggaagtgtactgaatgaaaaaaggaggggttagggatttgtatgtatgtatatatatatatagtgcacaCAGTTATATACGTACTAATAATCATGCAAATGAGTATTAGTAAGTgctattattcatattttaaagtgtgcacatattgTGTCATGGTGGTAACtgtactttatataaaaagaacgCAATGGCAGGTAATGCTATTGCAGCTGCTCCCGCTGCTCCAATAATGGATGGTATGGTAATAGGGGTGGTGTTCATTCCCAGGAAGGGTACACTCTCCGGAAGTTTTAAATTCTCCGCGACCGCCTGTGGTTTATTACCaccttgttgtggtggtccttGTGGTTTCCCTGGGGGAGGTGGACCTTGGGGTTTCTTACCATCACCTCCACCTCCAGCTGCACCAAGAGCaggagcagcagcagcagcagcacgAGTAGGTTTATCTGGACCTTCTGCACCAGGGAGAGCGGCACGGGCGGGAGGAGCAGTTGGAGTACCAGTATCTTGTTGATCAGGTGATTCAGCAAAAGCACCTTCCTGTTCCTCATCGCAGGGATCATCAAAGGGACCAACAAAAGGTTGTTCGCCTAAACTGCCAGCAGAAGCATCAGCGACACCAcctgaaaaatgaataaaagaagcagagaagggaggaaggaggggcaAATGTACTTTTTATTCCAATAATTACTATGGACAATATAAACTGAAGAAGGTGAGGTGGAACTGCACCGAAAGGGAGGTGTGcaggttcttcttccttcttttctcctgTGTATGttagttattttttccctctttgaTCCATTAATAATACTTTTTAACTAATGATACACTTGTCTTACTTTTTTCATCCGCCTTACCCGCTGCAgcttgttgttgttgctgcagCTGCGCCTGCACTTCTCCCAGCAGTGTACTTAGTCTAGGCGCATTACTGAGAACCTGACTCTGCCATGGTGAGTGCCATATACTACAGAACGCACTGGACGACATCTCTTTCTTCTGGCACCTGTTGATAATGTCTGTATACGCGTCATTCGCGCGCCTCAGGTAACCTTCGTACTCTTTCAGGCATCCTCCATTAAAATTTCTCCAAATATTCTTCACTGTGTCATAGTCCTGGTTACACTCGTATAATTCTTTGAGTTCACTGAACTCCTTGTCCGTAACATCCAGATATGTAAGTTCGCACCTTTTGGTACCATATTGCTCTTCTATTGTTAATAGTAtattacaaatttttttcataatgcTAGAAAAATAAGTTTCCCCTTCTGTCCATTCTGTTAAAACTTTCTGCCCCAGCCAGAAAGGAAAGTGTTGACACTGAGTAGCCCTATCGAACATGCTCTTCTCATGAACATTAATATGGCACCAAGTATTTACAACTTCTTGTGCGAACCCCGGAGGACTAACATACTGTGATAAAGAgtttttcaattcttcctCCACAGTTACACAAATAgcatcttccttcctaatTTTCGATTTTTCCGCTAATGTTTTATATACTTCCTCAAATTTGGGAGAGTGTGTACAGCCTGCCTATAAATTTAATGAATAAGGTGTACACAatgcactatatatatattataatatatgttcCCAGATATATGCGTTAAGttctatatgtgtatttatCCCGCCTctaaatttcttctttaccactgccattttcctttttccccgtTGTAATATTCCgctttataataattttactTTAATATGCGTACAACTTCAGTATACATTTCCCCTCTTTGAATTGTACTCCtctattattccttccttcctctgtgTTTTACTTACACATACGTATACTCCTGTACTGAGTTTCTATTGCTTAATTTGAATATACATTCACTCTCATTGTGTAAACTGTAATTCATTGTAAACATGGattatacaaatatacatatgttacTCATATGTGTATGGAGTGTATTAATTATTAAATCTATACACAGAAGgtgggaaaggaagaagatgatgGAGGTTGGATGGTAAGGTAGTAagaatgggaagaagaagatgatgcGATGGTAAGTTGTGGATTGTGCTATGGcatattctttttcatttttcctttttttttttttttttcatttttctctttctttccttatgttcACCCTTAGGCTTCAAATCATCCCccctgaaacagctaaataccaggccacattgttcttcttccaccttgaaacagctaaataacAGGCTACATTGTTATTCTTAAAAACCCCGAAATCATAACCttaaatgcaaaatcctacacatacacccctaaaatgagaaatcctacacatacaaacccctaaatgcgaaatcctacatacaccctGAATGCTAAATTCTCTTAAactaagtgtgaaatcctacatacacaccttAAAACAGCGAAATACCGGGCCACATTTGTTGCTCTTGTaacctaaaacagctaaacaccaggccatatttttgttcttacaccctaaatcCTTAACCACAattgtgaaatcctacacatacacctcCCAAATGCTAAATCctgtacacatacaccctaaaatgcgaaatcctacaaacacacccctaaattgcgaaatcctacacacacacccctctGATTCATtcaactttattttattatttttttattctttttttcacttcttttcttctaatattaattttttttttttttcttttttttatttgcggaaaatacattttcttttttttttttttttttttaattcttttttctcaactGTTTGCCTCTTTGTGGTACTTCCCAGATTGGCAACACCTTTGCACGACACCTTTCAAGATAAACAAGTACTTTCAATTATgcccataaaaaaaagggaaaaaacacaatttAGCATCTACATGGGACAAACATTTATGGTTAGATGATAATGCTGCCTGAAAGGGTTGTTCCCTTGAAATGGACGAATACGCTGCAGGGAAAACACCAATGGAAGATTCCCCCCCTCCTGTTGGGGAATTATTCATTTCACAGTTGGTGGTGTACCCCCACACATACATACGCACACGAATGCTACCAATTATGCGtcacctccctttttttcggcGACAAAATGATGAACTTGTTGTGGGAAATAGGTACATTTCTTAAGATACAAAcctgggaaaaaaaaaaaaaaaaaaaaaaaaaagaggaaaaatcacaatcgaaaggaggaaattattaaatataatGCCCTATATGATAATTTCTATTCCCATTCTTAATAATACGATAATACCTATCACGGTTATGTCCCAAAGTGTATtgtgtaataaatgatctaaatGTATGCAATTCCTTTAtcacgcacacacatatttcctcttccatttggACTTGTTGTTCGAAAGGATCTACATTTaatgttacattacatacgttgataactaatattcctttgcctctgttgttgttgtgcaCACCTTTGTCTCTGTTGCTGCTGTCTATTACTATTCCTTCCACTATTTGTCCTTGTGGGTGGTGatctaccattatatatggtataattttctgttgttgttcttgaCAGGTTTGATGTGGAAGCTACAGTTGAGCCGATCGTGGAATCGTTGTCCGTTAATGTGTCCCAGCTCTTTGCAcctgatcttctttttcctctattaCTTCTGGTGTGGGggctccttcctcctccaaagtAGTGACTTATCCAGGGGGGTAGGAGATTATACTGATAGGAAAGCGTTAAAGGAAGGgtgttagaaaaaaaggggtcaaaggaaggaaaggaacgtctagggaaggaagggaggtggTCTAAAGAacgaaggttgtgttaggtgataggtgggttgttaggtgggtggtggtaggtgagaGTATTAACAtgcattatgtatatatatatgtgtacaatgtgCAGCCTATTCTATCTTTTTATTGTTTATAAGAATACTGTATATGTACACGGTGGTATGTgcttatatattaattttataaaagtaGTTGTACCttgtggagaaaaaaggcaATTGTTGGTAGGCCGACTATTCCTAGTATGGAAGAGATAGCAGTGGCGGCCGCATTCACTCCTTCCGCATCACGTAAAAATCCCTGTGCCCTGTCTGATATACACTTTGAGCCTAGGAGTTTCTCACGAATGAGTTCTTTATACTGGGTGTTAAATTTAATACAATATGCATTTCCACTATAGAGTCCCTTTTCACAGTGTCCCTTTATAATGCTATATGCTAGTGCAGCCTCCTGTAGATAATGCTGTAAATCTTTACTACAGGCGGTTCCATTAACCCCTACCTTTTCGTTTATAGTTGTATAGTCCTTATAAGAATCATATACTCTTTTCTCAGAATCTAAATACACGTACTCAAAAGGGCTACGCACaatttcacatttatttCCACCATCAGGCAATGCTTTCAATTTCTCTAATACCTTATCCATAAAATTCCAAAATGATTCATCACTCTTTAGATCGCCAGAGAATATATGCCCTATGtaataataggaaaaatggcaCCGTTCATCTTCGGACAAATTGTCCCCTTTCAGGTTACGCACTCTGCACCAGACTTTCTTAAGGTCCTCTATATTTTCACTATTGTTAGCATGTAACTTCCATGCTTCCTTCAGGTCTGTAGGAAAATTATCATCATCCCCATTACAATCGCTTTGCCCTTTATTGAGTGCACTGTACGCTTTTGTTGAAGGTGCATCCTTTAGAATTTTATCCTATAGATGTAATAGGTCAAGTAAGTGTGTTTTCATGTATTCCTTACCTTGAAATTCATTACACTATGGatagaaaatatttcatGTGGACACACATATGAATTTGTTGCATGTGAGTTTATGGAGAAACACACAGCAGAAATAACCTTCTCCCTGTCCTGCAGATCCATTTTGCCAACACCGAGGTCGGAACCATCTAgtacatttgtgcattttaaaTCAGACAGTCCATTACCCTGATTCTTCGTATACTCCTGTTCAAACTTTTCACAATAAGTGCCGGATGTGGCATGACATTCGCAAATTGTATGTACTTCATTATAATTTTCAACTAACTTCTGTACATATTCGGAACAATCCTTACTACACTTTgattcatatttatttaacTCCCCCTTTATGTAACTGTGGTCATAGATGTATTCATAggcttcttttctttgttggAAATTGTTCCAGTTAATGCCTTTGCATGCAACATCACAGTCACTAACATCAGTCAAATTACTCTGAAGTGCGGTGCAAGCAGCACtcataatattattaaatgTAGTATAATCTGTCTTAATCTTCATTTTGCGCCGCACGTAGTCCCCTAtccaaaaaaataggaaattaCAGCGCTCGCTATACAACGGTCCGCTGtcctttttctccattttgaatGCGAGACCACAGGCCTGTCCAATCTTCTCGtattcttctattttatCTTCATATGTTTCTAGCGCCGATTCTATTTTATTCACGTCGTCATGGCTTTCGTTAAATTTTGCACTCAAAAACTTACTATATATTCCCATGGAAGGCAAATTATACAGCATAGatctctatatatataattaaaagggaatatatattcatgttcATTTCCATCAGAACACACAGGAAGTATTACATGCATATTACTAAAGTACACCTTTTAAATTGAAATATAACCCGTaatattcctccttctcctccttcttccatgGTTCCCGTGTATGTATTTCGGTGTATAATGAATTTGTGTGTTCAGGAGTGTTGTTctttcatacatatatatatttattccatatatatataacgaaTTGGTGTTAAGAGGTTCTTATATATGcagaatacatatgtaaacatTCCTCCTCCCTCTTTATCCTTGTGCTTtatttattgtatatatatatatatatatatatatatatatatatattcgatGGTAATGTGATTATTTCCGCGTGCCATTATATTAATATTGTTTGTGCATGAGCACTTCTATTattaaatatgtacaaagtCGTAactactacatatatataagggaaTGCAATTCTCACCCTCTGAGGTGAGAATTCTTCGAgggcaaaattttcaaatataCTTCCCCAATCATACTGCTGGATTAATAAAAAATCgttaacacatatatgtgcagtaTGCACTTCATATGTGCAAGATACTTATCACCCTCTATCCCTCTTCGGGAATGTGCATCTCCATATATATTCAGTAAGAAACATGTACCCATAATACAAGTATagacagaaagaaaaataaaaagaagaagggagtaaataaatacacaaagaaagatttatatatatattatgtactcatattattctcacatattttttgtgttcaaAAGAGAAAGTGAAAATTGCTTATGCGCACATTCCTGTAATAGTAATTTCTGGTGAAAtagtttttccccttctccttcctatAATTGCATTGTTATAATAAATTTGCACCCACCTTCCCTCTCCCCCTCTTTTGCTCCTAATTTGTATTTCCTATAATTACATCATGAACAGCTTaaatagaatatatatattttattaccATAGCCCTTTTCACTTCTCCTTAATCTATATAACACCATAGAATTCATTTCACACCTCCTATCACCCACACTCCATTCATAACTAAGttacatatatttcatttatatacggcatatatattgtattaAGAATTAATGTTCCTGGTTTTTCAGCTCCTATGGTTTAGGGCATAGGGATTTAGTGAAttaggtttcaggtttttaaggtttaggggcTTAGGCTTTAGATGTTTAGGTTCAGGcgtttagcgtttagggtttagactttagggtttactgtttagggttcagggtttagggtttactgtttcagggtttagggtttagggtttactgtttcagggtttagggtctAGGATTTAGGGCTCATCATTTAgagtttagagtttaggatttaaagtttagggtttattgTTTACGATTTAGCGTCTAGGGATTAGGGGTTAGGTTTACGTTtacgggtttagggtttaggatttaggatttaggatttaggtttttgggtttagggttctgggttcagggtttaggatttagtgtttaggatttagcttttagattttagggttcagtgttcaaggttcagggtttagggttgagtgTTCAAGGTTctgtgtttagggttcatacTTTATAATTCAAGACTTAGATTTAAAGTTCCCAAGAAGAACAGAATCCTAAGAAGtacaagaaaatatttttcttcggAACAGATTTTTCCTCGCTGAAGCTTGAACCTTCGAGACTGAGGCCTAAAAactgaaccctaaccctaatccctgaaccctgaaccctgaaccctgaagcctaaaccctgaacgtatgtatatgtatatgta encodes:
- a CDS encoding KIR protein, with translation MEEGGEGGILRRSMLYNLPSMGIYSKFLSAKFNESHDDVNKIESALETYEDKIEEYEKIGQACGLAFKMEKKDSGPLYSERCNFLFFWIGDYVRRKMKIKTDYTTFNNIMSAACTALQSNLTDVSDCDVACKGINWNNFQQRKEAYEYIYDHSYIKGELNKYESKCSKDCSEYVQKLVENYNEVHTICECHATSGTYCEKFEQEYTKNQGNGLSDLKCTNVLDGSDLGVGKMDLQDREKVISAVCFSINSHATNSYVCPHEIFSIHSVMNFKDKILKDAPSTKAYSALNKGQSDCNGDDDNFPTDLKEAWKLHANNSENIEDLKKVWCRVRNLKGDNLSEDERCHFSYYYIGHIFSGDLKSDESFWNFMDKVLEKLKALPDGGNKCEIVRSPFEYVYLDSEKRVYDSYKDYTTINEKVGVNGTACSKDLQHYLQEAALAYSIIKGHCEKGLYSGNAYCIKFNTQYKELIREKLLGSKCISDRAQGFLRDAEGVNAAATAISSILGIVGLPTIAFFLHKYNLLPPWISHYFGGGRSPHTRSNRGKRRSGAKSWDTLTDNDSTIGSTVASTSNLSRTTTENYTIYNGRSPPTRTNSGRNSNRQQQQRQRFVS